A section of the Jatrophihabitans sp. genome encodes:
- a CDS encoding SDR family oxidoreductase has protein sequence MDLGLEGRVALVVGGSSGIGLAVAAELAREGAHVAIGARDPEKLKAAVADLQEGARGRITGTSLDVTDSGAAQRWVDGVAAEFGALHIVLVSGGSPPIGPASGFDVADYQAAVEQVLYPAVVVALAALPHLRAAGWGRLLFVASETAAVPIGPLALSGVTRAAITRLAQGLAADLGREAITVNVLAPGTVRTPPIERAAARLAGEGGDVEARLAAIGAHCALGRLARPEEVGAVAAFLASERASFVTGTVQLIDGGAGVLGPNLPHLTGTAPDTFT, from the coding sequence GTGGATCTGGGTCTTGAGGGCAGGGTCGCGCTGGTCGTCGGCGGTTCCAGCGGGATCGGCCTGGCGGTGGCCGCCGAACTGGCCCGCGAAGGCGCGCACGTGGCGATCGGGGCGCGGGATCCGGAGAAGCTGAAGGCGGCTGTCGCCGACCTGCAAGAGGGGGCTCGCGGCCGGATCACCGGCACCAGCCTGGACGTGACCGACTCCGGGGCCGCTCAGCGGTGGGTGGATGGGGTGGCCGCCGAGTTCGGGGCGCTGCACATCGTGCTGGTCAGCGGCGGCAGCCCGCCGATCGGCCCGGCCTCGGGGTTCGACGTCGCCGACTACCAGGCCGCCGTGGAGCAGGTGCTCTACCCGGCGGTCGTCGTCGCGCTGGCCGCGCTGCCGCACCTGCGGGCCGCGGGCTGGGGACGGCTGCTGTTCGTCGCGTCCGAGACCGCCGCGGTGCCGATCGGACCGCTGGCCCTGTCCGGGGTCACCCGGGCCGCGATCACGCGCTTGGCCCAGGGGCTGGCAGCTGACCTCGGCCGCGAGGCGATCACCGTCAACGTGCTGGCGCCGGGCACCGTGCGCACCCCCCCGATCGAGCGGGCCGCGGCCAGATTGGCCGGCGAGGGCGGCGACGTCGAGGCCAGGCTTGCGGCGATCGGAGCGCACTGCGCACTCGGCCGGCTGGCACGTCCGGAGGAGGTCGGGGCAGTCGCCGCGTTCCTGGCCAGCGAGCGTGCCTCATTCGTCACCGGAACCGTCCAGCTGATCGACGGCGGGGCCGGCGTCCTCGGCCCGAACCTGCCACACCTGACCGGAACCGCCCCGGACACCTTCACCTAA
- a CDS encoding aspartate/glutamate racemase family protein — MTAIPAEAPIGVIGLETIFTKIPGHIRNPDTFGFPVIYEVVEGATAERVVTQADPSLIEPFCLAAQKLQARGAAAITTGCGFLVLFQKQLADAVSVPLFSSSLLQLPMVHRMMAADQHVGVLTAKQASLTPRHLAAIGAESVPIRVAGMEDQPEFREVMLEGRRAELDVERMRGEVLTVAGRLAGDQSLGAVLLECTDLVPFASDIQRLLGVPVFDIVTLTNMVHATLTRRPYR; from the coding sequence ATGACCGCCATCCCCGCAGAGGCGCCGATCGGCGTGATCGGCCTCGAGACCATCTTCACCAAGATCCCGGGCCACATCCGCAACCCGGACACCTTCGGGTTCCCGGTGATCTACGAGGTCGTCGAAGGGGCCACCGCCGAGCGGGTGGTGACCCAGGCCGACCCCAGCCTGATCGAGCCGTTCTGCCTGGCCGCCCAGAAGTTGCAGGCGCGTGGCGCGGCGGCCATCACCACCGGGTGCGGGTTCCTGGTGCTGTTCCAGAAGCAGCTGGCCGACGCGGTGAGCGTGCCGCTGTTCTCCTCCAGCCTGCTGCAGCTGCCGATGGTGCACCGGATGATGGCCGCCGACCAGCACGTGGGCGTGCTGACCGCCAAGCAGGCTTCGCTGACCCCGCGGCACCTGGCAGCGATCGGCGCCGAGTCGGTGCCGATCCGAGTGGCCGGCATGGAGGATCAGCCGGAGTTCCGCGAGGTGATGCTGGAGGGCCGGCGTGCCGAGCTGGACGTCGAGCGGATGCGTGGCGAGGTGCTGACGGTGGCCGGCCGGCTGGCCGGGGACCAGTCACTCGGCGCGGTACTCCTCGAGTGCACCGATCTGGTGCCGTTCGCCAGCGACATCCAGAGGCTGCTCGGAGTGCCGGTCTTCGACATCGTGACGCTGACCAACATGGTGCACGCCACCCTCACCCGGCGCCCCTACCGCTAG
- a CDS encoding polysaccharide pyruvyl transferase family protein, producing the protein MPTDPQEPRPPRLLVVGDVGSVAEYHVGDDAMLFGLLAAAEHAGIDADWTVVSANPDSAADRFGHPAAPSFGFERCADEAARSALLAELDSLPPAAAGPGQRIRQLVPGAAAVIIAGGGNVSQSWPALVCERVALSRLARRLGVPVVLTGQSIGPRFGPEVRPLVAELLAGAAMVGVRERWSYALAQLFGVPSERIVLGEDDAVALCRDAPPADAPSRIGEADEERSPFIAVTLNDLGDLALTALAVQLAELSHACGAGVVLVPHAGDLGGAPVADVAASHRVAAAFDARLAELGSDRKALVMPLPSAPEAIEYCRRAELVISSRYHPVVFAGSCRTPMLFLHQDDYTAMKGIGALGHFGMTDWRMSVQDAAAGQLLPAAAQLWEQRGRLAARLPAGAGEQARGRLGLLVTRLVRGEFTPPDQVTRPEWLEPALPSFVELSEAELSAALSERSALRQQADEAERYALSLQEQAERHEPYVRSLLRRAEIAEQYAASLLSRAEAAEQHAAALQTRLGQSRR; encoded by the coding sequence GTGCCGACCGATCCGCAAGAGCCCCGCCCACCACGGTTGCTGGTGGTCGGTGACGTGGGCAGCGTGGCGGAGTACCACGTCGGTGACGACGCGATGCTGTTCGGGCTGCTGGCGGCGGCCGAGCACGCCGGGATAGACGCCGACTGGACGGTGGTGTCGGCGAACCCGGACAGTGCGGCCGACCGGTTCGGCCATCCGGCGGCGCCGTCCTTCGGCTTCGAGCGCTGCGCCGACGAGGCCGCCCGGAGCGCGTTGCTGGCCGAGCTCGACTCCTTGCCGCCGGCCGCGGCCGGCCCCGGCCAGCGGATCCGGCAGCTGGTGCCCGGCGCCGCGGCGGTGATCATCGCCGGCGGTGGAAACGTCAGCCAGTCCTGGCCGGCGCTGGTCTGCGAGCGGGTGGCGCTGAGCCGGTTAGCCCGCCGGCTCGGCGTGCCGGTGGTGCTCACCGGTCAGAGCATTGGGCCGCGGTTCGGACCCGAGGTGCGCCCGCTGGTCGCCGAGCTGCTCGCCGGCGCCGCGATGGTGGGCGTGCGTGAGAGGTGGTCCTACGCGCTGGCGCAGCTGTTCGGCGTGCCGAGCGAGCGGATCGTGCTGGGTGAAGACGACGCGGTGGCGCTGTGCCGCGATGCGCCGCCGGCTGATGCCCCGTCCCGCATCGGCGAGGCGGATGAGGAGCGGTCACCGTTCATCGCCGTCACCCTCAACGACCTCGGCGACCTCGCGTTGACCGCCCTCGCGGTCCAGCTGGCCGAGCTCAGTCACGCCTGCGGCGCCGGCGTGGTGCTGGTTCCGCATGCCGGTGACCTCGGTGGCGCGCCGGTCGCCGACGTCGCCGCGTCTCACCGGGTCGCCGCCGCCTTCGACGCGCGGCTGGCCGAACTGGGCAGTGACCGCAAGGCCCTCGTCATGCCGCTGCCGTCGGCGCCGGAGGCGATCGAGTACTGCCGCCGGGCCGAGCTGGTGATCAGCAGCCGCTACCACCCGGTGGTGTTCGCCGGCAGCTGCCGAACGCCGATGCTCTTTCTGCATCAGGACGATTACACCGCCATGAAGGGCATCGGCGCCCTCGGCCACTTCGGCATGACCGACTGGCGGATGTCGGTCCAGGACGCCGCCGCCGGTCAACTGCTGCCGGCCGCCGCGCAGTTGTGGGAGCAGCGCGGTCGGCTGGCCGCGCGGTTGCCGGCCGGCGCCGGTGAGCAGGCGCGCGGCCGGCTCGGGCTGCTGGTCACGCGGCTGGTCCGCGGCGAGTTCACGCCGCCGGATCAGGTCACCAGGCCGGAGTGGTTAGAGCCCGCCCTGCCGAGCTTCGTCGAGCTGTCCGAGGCCGAGTTGAGTGCCGCGCTCAGCGAGCGATCAGCGCTGAGGCAGCAGGCAGATGAGGCCGAGCGGTACGCGTTGTCGTTGCAGGAACAGGCCGAACGGCACGAGCCCTACGTGCGTTCGCTGCTGCGCCGGGCCGAGATCGCCGAGCAGTACGCGGCGTCACTGCTCAGCCGAGCGGAAGCGGCGGAGCAGCACGCGGCCGCGCTGCAGACCCGCCTTGGCCAGAGCCGACGATAG
- a CDS encoding methyltransferase domain-containing protein yields the protein MTQSFTEQDVESFFDQTTQTYLNFWDSSGVLHTGYFTGEDDHDYKAAAERTSDVVATEAGINASSYVLDVGCGCGPFLIYLAERFNCRGEGLDLSIERINFARQLLTGEHQGLNVNFTHGSATAMPYEDNTFTHVVSQDSLCLIPDKQKTHSEVFRVLRPGGVFAFSDFLQPKPDISERGRKHVYDRVRWNNGFSYLGYQQALEQAGFVVTHARNLEPQIRQTYRVIGKSATERAAETEDPAARDWMLAFAESCGEIELAIDRGEFGWGIFVARKPVNAG from the coding sequence ATGACCCAGTCCTTCACCGAGCAGGATGTCGAGAGCTTTTTCGACCAGACCACCCAGACCTACCTCAACTTCTGGGACAGCTCGGGCGTGCTGCACACCGGCTACTTCACCGGCGAGGACGACCACGACTACAAGGCGGCGGCTGAACGCACCTCGGACGTGGTGGCCACCGAGGCCGGCATCAACGCCTCGTCCTACGTGCTCGACGTCGGTTGCGGCTGCGGGCCGTTCCTCATCTACCTGGCCGAGCGGTTCAACTGCCGCGGCGAGGGCCTGGACCTGTCCATCGAGCGGATCAATTTCGCCCGGCAGTTGCTGACCGGTGAGCACCAGGGGCTCAACGTCAACTTCACCCACGGCTCGGCCACCGCCATGCCCTACGAGGACAACACCTTCACCCACGTGGTCAGCCAGGACTCGCTGTGCCTGATCCCGGACAAGCAGAAGACCCATTCCGAGGTGTTCCGGGTGCTGCGGCCCGGCGGCGTCTTCGCGTTCTCCGACTTCCTGCAGCCCAAGCCCGACATCAGCGAGCGTGGCCGCAAGCACGTCTATGACCGGGTCCGCTGGAACAACGGCTTCTCCTACCTGGGCTACCAGCAGGCGCTGGAGCAGGCCGGCTTCGTGGTGACCCACGCCCGCAACCTGGAACCGCAGATCCGCCAGACCTACCGGGTGATCGGCAAGAGCGCGACCGAGCGGGCGGCCGAGACCGAGGATCCGGCAGCCCGGGACTGGATGCTGGCCTTCGCCGAGTCCTGTGGTGAGATCGAGCTGGCGATCGACCGCGGTGAGTTCGGCTGGGGCATCTTCGTCGCCCGCAAGCCGGTCAACGCCGGCTGA
- a CDS encoding family 3 encapsulin nanocompartment shell protein: MSLSGTTEVKRTLAEVVAERKKQMSPGARFVEAYQQDGLDAAVDFDVTITDSLTSTRRKPRYPTRNMFKIVNLSAEGRQFYYHESTARPEDPEVQHGKERRELANHFHMSPIPELLTTTAWVQLPDGLWEDPTAFEAFINYRLVIRLGTAENYTILCGEHGLLNMPEIPRLTSKAGFTSTILAACDEVEQMGCTADGLVLNPVDYYRYLQDGRLMDTLENNGVFIVRTRLVEPGTALVGDFGHGAELFDAGRSTIRFAEPPPGTFSRPGIAVKAEIYERVVVNLPFTFYLVTL; encoded by the coding sequence ATGTCACTGTCTGGTACGACCGAGGTCAAGCGCACGCTCGCCGAGGTGGTCGCCGAACGCAAGAAGCAGATGTCACCGGGCGCCCGGTTCGTCGAGGCCTACCAGCAGGACGGCCTGGACGCCGCGGTCGACTTCGACGTCACGATCACCGACTCGCTGACCAGTACCCGGCGCAAGCCGCGCTACCCGACCCGCAACATGTTCAAGATCGTCAACCTGTCGGCGGAGGGCAGGCAGTTCTACTACCACGAGAGCACCGCGCGGCCCGAGGATCCCGAGGTGCAGCACGGCAAGGAGCGCCGCGAGCTGGCCAACCACTTCCACATGTCGCCGATCCCCGAGCTGCTGACCACCACGGCGTGGGTGCAGCTGCCCGACGGGCTCTGGGAGGACCCGACGGCCTTCGAGGCGTTCATCAACTACCGGCTGGTGATCCGGCTCGGCACGGCCGAGAACTACACCATCCTGTGCGGCGAGCACGGCCTGCTCAACATGCCCGAGATCCCCCGGCTGACCTCCAAGGCGGGTTTCACCTCGACCATCCTGGCCGCCTGTGACGAGGTCGAGCAGATGGGCTGCACGGCCGACGGCCTGGTGCTCAACCCGGTGGACTACTACCGCTACCTCCAGGACGGCCGACTGATGGACACCCTGGAGAACAACGGGGTGTTCATCGTCCGCACCCGGCTGGTCGAGCCGGGCACCGCGCTGGTCGGCGACTTCGGCCACGGCGCGGAGCTCTTCGACGCCGGCCGGTCGACGATCCGGTTCGCCGAGCCACCGCCGGGGACGTTCAGCCGACCCGGCATCGCGGTGAAGGCCGAGATCTACGAGCGGGTGGTGGTGAACCTGCCGTTCACCTTCTACCTGGTGACCCTGTAG
- a CDS encoding FAD-dependent oxidoreductase gives MPDRPLTGSSHEPDVLVIGGGAAGLWCAYFLRLAGHTVTVLDRDAVGDPVACSYGNTGFVANGGVPLAGPAVLRHGMLSVLRPDDRLALPPTLDRRRLHWLWQLHRAGRPEQVQRSASLMAELKRRSLEILHELRVSDLPHPDFTAAGVVQAYKTAEAFARARQALPRAVAAGVRLRVLEPDELRALEPDTEFDIAGALYNEGGGFLRVPDFIVSLARTLTEMGVDLVENCTVDGFEVSGRAVVGLRTDRGEFRPREIVVAAGSWSDTLARQLDVDLELQPVKGYTITVRRPDNAPRGLVLLVEGTVAVRPFNDQLRYGGDMVLAGMDTSISRRRVARVLRTVHDHLPAMRSTETLQVWTGLRPCTPDSLPFIGRAPAYDNLIVAAGHGHNGMGLTPVGGQLIAQLIGGSPPSMDLAPFRLDRYTAPPSWLRPRPAKPRPAQPVGGPR, from the coding sequence GTGCCTGACCGGCCGCTGACCGGCTCGTCCCACGAGCCGGACGTGTTGGTGATCGGGGGCGGCGCCGCCGGGCTCTGGTGCGCGTACTTCCTGCGGCTGGCGGGGCACACCGTCACCGTGTTGGACCGGGACGCGGTGGGCGACCCGGTGGCCTGCTCGTACGGCAACACTGGTTTCGTGGCCAACGGCGGTGTTCCGCTGGCCGGCCCGGCCGTGCTGCGCCACGGGATGCTCTCGGTGCTGCGGCCCGACGACCGGCTGGCGCTGCCGCCGACCCTGGACCGCCGGCGGTTGCACTGGCTGTGGCAGCTGCACCGGGCCGGCCGGCCGGAGCAGGTCCAGCGCAGCGCGAGCCTGATGGCCGAGCTCAAGCGACGCAGCTTGGAGATCCTGCACGAGCTGCGGGTCAGCGACCTGCCGCACCCCGACTTCACCGCGGCCGGCGTGGTGCAGGCCTACAAGACGGCTGAGGCCTTCGCGCGGGCCCGGCAGGCGCTGCCGCGGGCGGTGGCCGCCGGGGTGCGGCTGCGCGTCCTGGAGCCGGACGAGCTGCGGGCGCTGGAACCGGACACCGAGTTCGACATCGCCGGCGCGCTGTACAACGAGGGCGGTGGCTTTCTGCGCGTGCCCGACTTCATCGTTTCGCTGGCTCGGACGCTGACCGAGATGGGCGTCGACCTGGTCGAGAACTGCACGGTCGACGGCTTCGAGGTGTCCGGGCGCGCGGTCGTGGGCCTGCGCACCGACCGCGGCGAGTTCCGGCCCCGCGAGATCGTGGTGGCGGCGGGCAGCTGGTCGGACACGCTCGCCCGGCAGCTGGACGTGGACCTGGAGCTGCAGCCGGTCAAGGGCTACACCATCACGGTGCGCAGGCCCGACAACGCCCCGCGCGGCCTGGTGTTGCTGGTGGAGGGGACGGTCGCGGTACGGCCGTTCAACGACCAGCTGCGCTACGGAGGTGACATGGTGCTGGCCGGCATGGACACCTCGATCTCGCGCCGGCGGGTCGCGCGGGTGCTGCGGACCGTGCACGACCACCTGCCCGCCATGCGCAGCACCGAGACACTGCAGGTGTGGACCGGGCTGCGGCCCTGCACCCCGGACAGCCTGCCGTTCATCGGCCGGGCGCCGGCCTATGACAACCTCATCGTGGCCGCCGGCCACGGCCACAACGGCATGGGCCTGACTCCGGTGGGCGGCCAGCTGATCGCCCAGCTGATCGGGGGCAGCCCGCCGTCGATGGACCTCGCGCCGTTCCGGCTGGACCGTTACACCGCGCCTCCATCCTGGCTGCGTCCCCGCCCTGCCAAACCCCGGCCCGCCCAGCCCGTTGGAGGACCACGATGA
- a CDS encoding sulfotransferase, with translation MGQPVEEPEITVLCITGWCRNGSTIIGNILNEVPGFFHVGEIHFLWKNSAGLGVNNLCGCGATLTECPIWSEILPVGRPAGVSPAEHARNVIRRQRAVVRTRHTWRVMRNGIDSADLKEHAELMTAVYRTVAERTGSQVLVDTTKIPGEASLLPRLPGIRTVFVHLVRDPMAVSNSWRTPKDYVYTMSAGKNTAYWRAFNIASRAILRRYPKQSMLLRYEDFIADPAGVVDTLLRMCDADPAGNPVRGQAVSLHTNHTTTGNPDRFRIGETVIRPRDDSWRTGLPLPARLATMVVAWPMAWRYGYRATGGLRVPARPTRPMTAPAASTEPAWKDGTSGSGS, from the coding sequence ATGGGACAGCCAGTGGAAGAACCGGAGATCACTGTTCTGTGCATCACCGGATGGTGCCGCAACGGCAGCACCATCATCGGCAACATCCTCAACGAGGTGCCCGGCTTCTTCCATGTCGGTGAGATTCACTTCCTCTGGAAGAACTCCGCCGGCCTCGGAGTGAACAATCTGTGCGGCTGCGGCGCCACGCTGACCGAGTGCCCGATCTGGTCGGAGATCCTGCCGGTCGGCCGCCCGGCAGGAGTCTCGCCGGCCGAGCACGCCAGGAACGTGATCCGGCGTCAGCGGGCGGTGGTGCGCACCAGGCACACCTGGCGGGTCATGCGCAACGGCATCGACTCCGCCGACCTCAAGGAGCACGCCGAGTTGATGACAGCCGTTTACCGGACGGTGGCCGAGCGGACCGGTTCTCAGGTGTTGGTGGACACCACCAAGATCCCGGGTGAGGCATCCCTGCTACCGCGGCTGCCCGGCATCCGGACGGTGTTCGTGCACCTGGTCCGTGACCCGATGGCGGTGTCCAACTCCTGGCGGACACCGAAGGACTACGTCTACACGATGTCGGCAGGCAAGAACACCGCCTATTGGCGCGCTTTCAACATCGCCTCCCGGGCCATCCTGCGCCGCTATCCCAAGCAGTCGATGCTGCTGCGCTACGAGGACTTCATAGCCGACCCGGCCGGCGTCGTGGACACCCTGCTGCGGATGTGTGATGCCGACCCGGCCGGCAACCCGGTGCGCGGGCAGGCGGTCTCGTTGCACACCAACCACACCACGACCGGCAACCCGGACCGGTTCCGCATCGGCGAGACGGTGATCCGCCCCCGTGACGACTCCTGGCGCACCGGCCTGCCCCTGCCGGCCCGGCTCGCCACTATGGTGGTGGCCTGGCCGATGGCCTGGCGCTACGGCTACCGCGCCACCGGTGGCCTGCGCGTGCCAGCTCGGCCGACACGGCCTATGACCGCTCCAGCAGCGTCGACCGAGCCGGCTTGGAAGGATGGGACCAGTGGATCTGGGTCTTGA
- a CDS encoding phytanoyl-CoA dioxygenase family protein, whose protein sequence is MTTARIDSGPALISDERWDQYFRQGFLHLGALVDADELQRLRDRVDDLALGRVLNPRVQVQADTGGRYEDLPDVTAQAAAGTLRYRKVQGLETDELFRAVLRGPVLAEVAEHHYGRHTSASLFRAMVMNKPAAQGTVLPWHQDGGDVWALDRDPLVTIWMALDDATAANGCVEVIPGSHRLGLVSAQGSTLSDQDAQRFCPEDQVRPLEVPAGHAVLMHNWLIHRSGVNPTPTPRRAFTACYLDSRTRNILTGQHFPLILGSSTGPSHPYLDLLREEHAAQQASARSAAEYALSLKAENAVLQDSIASATEYARSLEAEVARLRAPGPAAAQPAGVSELSSALAKAGLQRGRVLLRRFRSAEQ, encoded by the coding sequence ATGACCACCGCGCGGATCGACTCCGGACCGGCCCTGATCTCTGACGAGCGATGGGACCAGTACTTCCGGCAGGGCTTTCTGCACCTGGGCGCGCTGGTCGACGCCGACGAGCTGCAGCGGCTACGCGACCGGGTCGATGACCTGGCGCTCGGACGGGTGCTGAACCCGCGGGTGCAGGTGCAGGCCGACACCGGCGGCCGTTACGAGGACCTGCCGGACGTGACCGCGCAGGCCGCCGCCGGCACCCTGCGGTACCGCAAGGTGCAAGGCCTGGAGACCGACGAGCTGTTCCGCGCGGTGCTGCGTGGTCCGGTGCTCGCCGAGGTCGCCGAGCACCACTACGGGCGCCACACCTCGGCATCGCTGTTCCGGGCCATGGTGATGAACAAGCCTGCCGCCCAGGGCACCGTGCTGCCCTGGCATCAGGACGGCGGCGACGTCTGGGCGCTGGACCGTGATCCGCTGGTCACCATCTGGATGGCACTGGACGACGCGACGGCCGCCAACGGGTGCGTCGAGGTGATTCCGGGCAGCCACCGGCTCGGCCTGGTGAGCGCTCAGGGCAGCACGCTGAGCGACCAGGACGCGCAGCGGTTCTGCCCCGAGGACCAGGTGCGGCCGCTCGAGGTGCCGGCCGGGCACGCGGTGCTGATGCACAACTGGCTCATCCACCGTTCCGGCGTGAACCCGACGCCGACGCCACGGCGAGCCTTCACCGCCTGCTACCTGGACTCGCGGACCCGCAACATCCTTACCGGCCAGCACTTTCCGCTGATTCTCGGCTCCTCGACCGGGCCGTCACATCCCTACCTCGACCTGCTGCGCGAGGAGCACGCCGCTCAGCAGGCCAGCGCGAGGTCAGCAGCCGAGTACGCCCTGAGCCTGAAGGCGGAGAATGCCGTGCTGCAGGACTCGATCGCCTCGGCCACCGAGTACGCGCGCAGCCTGGAGGCCGAGGTCGCCCGGTTGCGAGCGCCGGGTCCGGCCGCGGCGCAGCCCGCCGGGGTGTCCGAACTATCGTCGGCTCTGGCCAAGGCGGGTCTGCAGCGCGGCCGCGTGCTGCTCCGCCGCTTCCGCTCGGCTGAGCAGTGA